One genomic segment of bacterium includes these proteins:
- a CDS encoding ATP-dependent DNA helicase produces the protein MPEMDPPAWPVLPEDLLCLPGDPAPQIPILTAEEVFGPGGLLAQKLPGFVLRDSQLTMAREVDSALAEGRSLLIEAPCGVGKSISYSVPAIQHALATGQRVLIATANIALQEQLTQKDLPFLQGVLPEPFRFSLLKGRSNFICTDKLLEQRSMLFAGVAGEDQVEFDRVLDWANQTTTGDAGELPFKVTPRIWRHFAIGDTSECAGCKLQCYHKAAMADAEDAQVVVCNYHLLFAHLKVKAATGGMAGVLPAFNVLICDEAHELPDIGSDFAGEEIGRWSFRGFKRHLSRAGYDALDQAAHILSHAIKIMGFKHGAEGSNRIKEPGLIDDGPILDALRLVFQELRALQVQYEKESKEHAQLERQKEQCAQLAKRVQGLIWQKQPEWVYWVERQEGASGESWKLRGKPVSIAPFLQKALLPWVPCVIATSATLTTSHGDFTFIRERIGLGAGTRQVVLPSPFDFNSSALLVVPHGLPEPNDKEFRDQVHDLLHEAVLASRGRALLLFTSSQALRGAHTLLAPAFERAGFACHRQGDAPSTRLIQRFREDVSSVLFATRTFFQGVDVPGEALSLVALDRLPFPSPADPVMDYIAEHDPKGWFRQHSLPTALVTWRQIFGRLIRRHDDRGVVLLLDGRVGTKKYGKQFLKAIPGGMLSREVAAIGSFLADPEDPFA, from the coding sequence ATGCCCGAAATGGACCCACCGGCCTGGCCGGTCTTGCCCGAGGATCTGCTCTGCCTGCCGGGCGACCCGGCGCCGCAGATCCCCATCCTCACGGCCGAGGAAGTCTTCGGGCCGGGCGGCCTGCTTGCCCAAAAGCTCCCCGGCTTCGTCCTGCGCGACAGCCAGCTCACCATGGCCAGGGAAGTTGATTCCGCTCTGGCGGAAGGACGCAGCCTTCTGATTGAAGCGCCCTGCGGAGTCGGTAAATCGATAAGTTATTCCGTACCAGCCATCCAACACGCCCTGGCGACTGGGCAGCGCGTGCTCATCGCCACGGCCAACATCGCCCTGCAGGAGCAGCTCACCCAGAAGGACCTGCCCTTCCTGCAGGGCGTGCTGCCCGAGCCCTTCCGGTTCTCCCTGCTGAAAGGCAGGTCCAATTTTATATGTACAGATAAGCTCCTGGAGCAGCGCAGCATGCTCTTCGCCGGGGTTGCCGGCGAGGACCAAGTGGAGTTCGACCGCGTCCTGGACTGGGCCAACCAGACGACGACAGGGGACGCCGGCGAGCTGCCCTTCAAGGTGACGCCCCGGATTTGGCGCCACTTCGCCATCGGCGACACCAGCGAATGCGCAGGCTGCAAGCTGCAGTGCTACCACAAGGCCGCCATGGCCGACGCCGAGGACGCCCAGGTGGTGGTGTGCAACTACCACCTGCTCTTCGCCCACCTGAAGGTCAAGGCCGCCACGGGCGGCATGGCCGGCGTGCTGCCGGCCTTCAACGTCCTCATCTGTGACGAGGCCCATGAGCTGCCCGACATCGGCAGCGACTTCGCCGGCGAGGAGATCGGCCGCTGGAGCTTCCGGGGCTTCAAGCGGCACCTGTCCCGCGCCGGCTACGACGCCCTGGACCAGGCGGCGCACATCCTGTCACATGCCATCAAGATCATGGGCTTCAAACATGGCGCCGAGGGATCCAACCGGATCAAGGAACCGGGCCTCATTGACGACGGCCCCATCCTGGACGCGCTGCGCCTGGTCTTCCAGGAGCTGCGCGCCCTGCAAGTCCAGTACGAGAAGGAGTCCAAGGAGCACGCCCAGCTGGAGCGGCAGAAGGAGCAGTGCGCGCAGCTGGCCAAGCGTGTGCAGGGCCTCATCTGGCAGAAGCAGCCGGAATGGGTCTATTGGGTGGAGCGCCAGGAGGGCGCCAGCGGAGAGAGCTGGAAGCTGCGGGGCAAGCCCGTCTCCATCGCCCCTTTCCTGCAGAAGGCCCTGCTCCCCTGGGTCCCCTGCGTCATCGCCACCAGCGCCACGCTGACCACATCCCACGGGGACTTCACCTTCATCCGCGAGCGCATCGGCCTGGGCGCCGGCACCCGCCAGGTGGTGCTGCCCAGTCCTTTCGACTTCAACAGCTCTGCCTTGCTGGTCGTGCCCCATGGCCTGCCCGAGCCCAACGACAAGGAGTTCCGGGACCAGGTCCACGACCTGCTCCACGAGGCCGTGCTGGCCTCCCGCGGCCGCGCCCTCCTCCTTTTCACGTCCAGCCAGGCCCTGCGCGGGGCGCACACGCTCCTGGCGCCCGCGTTTGAACGAGCCGGTTTTGCCTGCCATCGCCAAGGCGACGCACCCTCCACGCGGCTCATCCAGCGCTTCCGGGAGGATGTCTCCAGCGTGCTCTTCGCCACGCGGACCTTCTTCCAGGGCGTGGACGTGCCGGGCGAGGCCCTGTCCCTGGTGGCCCTGGACCGCCTGCCCTTTCCCTCGCCGGCGGATCCGGTGATGGACTACATCGCCGAGCATGATCCGAAGGGATGGTTCCGCCAGCACAGCCTGCCCACGGCCCTCGTCACCTGGCGCCAGATCTTCGGCCGGCTCATCCGCCGGCACGACGACCGCGGCGTGGTGCTGCTGCTGGACGGCCGGGTGGGCACGAAGAAGTACGGCAAGCAGTTCTTGAAGGCCATCCCGGGCGGCATGCTCAGCCGCGAGGTGGCGGCCATCGGCTCCTTCCTGGCCGATCCGGAGGACCCCTTCGCATGA